Proteins found in one Sorghum bicolor cultivar BTx623 chromosome 1, Sorghum_bicolor_NCBIv3, whole genome shotgun sequence genomic segment:
- the LOC8081067 gene encoding uncharacterized protein LOC8081067 isoform X4, translating into MYAQDNREQQQRTASTLHLHPSTRAPQRPASDEPFLHKNHLCHSARSRPGESHPSRAAMARHLAPSSGSLHRLLASRNYPPTSQAPPPRPLLLPKTRSAAMQLPRRGRRDVVAAAAASAPSPSSPGTEVAEGAAWGKVSAVLFDMDGVLCDSEEPSRQAGVDVFAEMGVEVTVDDFVPFMGTGEANFLGGVARAKGVKGFNPESAKKRFFEIYLDKYAKPNSGIGFPGALELIMECKNSGLKVAVASSADRIKVDANLAAAGLPVSLRGTMVRSLPTEPKVLSSTQPLCKMQGFDAIVSADAFENLKPAPDIFLAASKNLGVDTNKCIVIEDALAGVQAAKAAEMRCIAVTTTLEEVALQQGSPSLIRKNIGDISINDILYGGSNARHNEGAENTENSSSVRNALPESLNGTTGAGLSDTKGSPTSKNEGLLGSRREILRYGSLGIALSCFFVAVRNWKAMQFASPKGLLNFFMGGNSSVFARNEGESLSSRVQQIKKYLAEFESGGSATYVPEFPRKLDWLNTAPLQFGRDLKGRVVLLDFWTYCCINCMHVLPDLEFVEKKYKEKPFTVVGVHSAKFDNEKDLEAIRNAVLRYNVTHPVVNDGDMYLWRELGVNSWPTFVLIGPNGKVLAQISGEGHRKDLDEVIGAALEFYEEKELLRNDPLPLALEKDKDSRLLTSPLKFPGKLAVDVQNNRLFISDSNHNRIVVTNLEGQFICQVGSSEEGLLDGPFDAALFNRPQGLAYNSKRNILYVADTENHALREINFVDETVRTLAGNGTKGSDYKGGGQGTNQVLNSPWDVCYDPTEETVYIAMAGQHQIWKHIVRDGVTKVISGDGYERNLNGSSATSTSFAQPSGISLASEMQELFVVDSESSSIRVVNLKTGGSRLLAGGDPVFPENLFRFGDYDGTGSDVLLQHPLGVAYASDNQVYIADSYNHKVLQLHCCISRSPLQLLILFKL; encoded by the exons ATGTACGCCCAGGACAATcgcgagcagcagcagcgcacCGCGTCCACGCTCCACCTCCACCCATCCACTCGTGCGCCGCAGCGGCCAGCGAGCGATGAGCCGTTCCTCCACAAAAACCATCTCTGCCACAGCGCACGCTCCCGACCCGGCGAGTCCCACCCAAGCCGAGCGGCCATGGCGCGGCACCTCGCGCCTTCGTCTGGAAGCCTCCACCGCCTCCTCGCTTCTCGCAActacccgcccacttcccaggCGCCGCCTCCCCGCCCGCTCCTCCTCCCGAAGACCCGATCGGCGGCTATGCAGCTCCCGCGACGCGGGCGGCGCGACGTCGTCGCCGCTGCAGCTGCCTCCGCACCGTCGCCCTCTTCTCCGGGGACCGAGGTGGCGGAGGGAGCGGCCTGGGGGAAGGTCTCCGCCGTGCTCTTCGATATGGACGGCGTGCTCTGCGACAGCGAGGAGCCCTCGCGACAGGCCGGCGTCGATGTCTTCGCCGAGATGGGCGTCGAGGTCACCGTGGATGACTTCGTCCCCTTCATGGGCACTG GTGAGGCCAATTTCCTTGGAGGTGTCGCAAGAGCTAAAGGAGTAAAAGGTTTCAATCCTGAAAGTGCCAAGAAGAGGTTTTTTGAGATATATCTTGACAAG TACGCAAAGCCAAATTCTGGCATCGGATTCCCTGGGGCTCTGGAGCTCATCATGGAG TGCAAAAATTCTGGTCTTAAGGTTGCTGTTGCATCCAGTGCCGACAGGATTAAGGTGGATGCCAATCTGGCTGCTGCTGGTTTGCCTGTGTCTCT GCGTGGCACAATGGTGAGAAGCCTTCCCACTGAGCCAAAGGTCCTGAGTTCGACGCAGCCTCTCTGCAAAATGCAGGG ATTTGATGCTATTGTTTCTGCTGACGCGTTTGAAAATTTGAAGCCCGCTCCGGACATATTTCTGGCAGCATCAAAGAACTTAGGTGTTGACACAAACAAG TGCATTGTGATAGAAGATGCACTTGCTGGTGTTCAAGCTGCAAAAGCTGCGGAAATGAG ATGTATCGCTGTGACGACTACTCTAGAGGAAGTTGCGTTACAACAAGGCAGTCCCTCACTCATACGAAAGAATATTGGAGACATTTCAATTAACGACATTTTGTATGGTGGTTCTAATGCTCGCCACA ATGAAGGGGCAGAAAATACTGAGAATAGTAGTTCGGTACGAAATGCTTTGCCTGAGAGTCTGAACGGAACAACTGGTGCTGGACTTTCTGACACAAAAGGTTCTCCAACCTCAAAAAATGAAGG GCTGTTGGGTTCTCGACGCGAAATATTGAGATATGGGAGTCTGGGAATAGCCCTTTCCTGTTTTTTTGTTGCAGTCAGAAATTGGAAG GCAATGCAGTTTGCATCTCCCAAAGGGCTGCTGAATTTCTTCATGGGTGGAAATAGTTCAGTTTTTGCCAGAAATGAAG GAGAATCTTTGTCATCAAGAGTTCAACAAATAAAGAAATATCTAGCTGAGTTTGAATCTGG GGGTTCTGCCACATATGTTCCTGAGTTTCCAAGAAAGCTTGACTGGTTGAATACAGCTCCACTTCAGTTTGGACGA GATTTAAAAGGAAGGGTGGTGCTGCTGGATTTTTGGACCTATTGCTGCATTAACTGCATGCATGTCTTGCCAGACCTTGAGTTTGTAGAGAAGAAGTATAAAGAAAAGCCT TTCACTGTTGTTGGTGTGCACTCTGCCAAATTTGATAACGAAAAGGACCTTGAAGCTATCCGTAATGCTGTTCTGCGCTACAACGTTACCCACCCG GTTGTAAATGACGGTGACATGTACTTGTGGAGAGAACTGGGTGTGAACTCTTGGCCTACATTTGTTCTTATTGGACCCAACGGAAAGGTTCTAGCACAGATATCAGGTGAAGGTCATAGAAAG GATCTGGATGAAGTAATTGGTGCAGCACTTGAATTTTATGAAGAGAAGGAACTGTTACGAAATGACCCCCTTCCCTTGGCATTGGAAAAGGACAAGGATAGTCGTTTACTAACTTCGCCTCTCAAATTTCCTGGGAAACTTGCTGTTGATGTGCAGAACAATCGATTATTCATATCAGACAGCAATCATAATCGAATT GTGGTGACCAACTTGGAAGGGCAGTTCATATGTCAAGTTGGGAGTTCTGAGGAAGGATTGCTtgatggcccatttgatgctgCCCTATTTAACCGCCCTCAG GGTCTTGCTTAcaattccaaaaggaatatcttATATGTTGCAGACACTGAGAACCACGCGCTGCG AGAAATTAATTTTGTGGACGAGACTGTGAGAACACTAGCTGGAAATGGGACGAAAGGATCTGATTACAAAGGAGGAGGTCAAGGAACAAACCAG GTCCTAAATTCACCATGGGATGTATGCTACGATCCCACAGAGGAGACCGTGTATATTGCAATGGCTGGGCAACACCAGATCTGGAAGCACATTGTACGTGATGGAGTAACCAAAGTTATTAGCGGTGATGGCTATGAGAGGAATCTGAATGGCTCAAG CGCCACCAGCACATCGTTTGCACAGCCTTCTGGGATTTCATTAGCTTCTG AAATGCAGGAGTTATTTGTTGTTGATAGTGAAAGCAGTTCCATTCGAGTTGTTAATTTGAAGACAGGAGGCTCAAGATTGCTGGCTGGAGGAGATCCAGTATTTCCAGAAAATTTGTTTAGG TTTGGAGATTATGATGGGACTGGCTCAGATGTGCTACTCCAGCATCCCTTGGGTGTTGCTTATGCCAGTGACAATCAAGTATATATAGCTGATTCCTACAATCATAAG GTCCTCCAACTACATTGCTGTATCTCGCGTTCCCCTCTGCAGCTCCTGATACTTTTCAAACTATAG